From one Mytilus trossulus isolate FHL-02 chromosome 10, PNRI_Mtr1.1.1.hap1, whole genome shotgun sequence genomic stretch:
- the LOC134688267 gene encoding UBX domain-containing protein 11-like isoform X4: protein MSSPLSSLKKSHKQSLLPGRLDQMEPSLTDRSSKSRKLDDGKKGKKSRSRSLPFRHPEYSEDESRLLEEITTNMATARMKIRDPFIGGLPKLDTTRGLLSNQNTPRMSNTSSLAPSDHDLMSAMMSKITALETRVVSQGKEISEKDKRIKILEEKLQIVQASKVPEDTDSKTQALERKCLLLQQNVHEMETFLADYGMVWIGEKSDPNSDVYNEEDLSDGSNEELWRPESSLAGDDDPPPSPSIDYDKILENIKDLNVLAGDGISRIQHTTDGARLKMPDPVDLALYANGIMMYSGPFRPFSDPPTQHLLKDILDGYFPSELQTRYPSGIPFVVKDFRHTHFEIKKPLKAFKGVGQTLGGGIQPSRLVASTLNKTTQKSDTHENPEHPISVSVTSKRPGKTLTKDQFLNKLPQSVVKGGKIVDIRNTLNEHLSDKTKSEKPVVTVVETETVNELKKRLELEESVRPSTPRNITTLRIKSETGNQTYILKMKFNETVGDLRKYLNLQRSPAESDFNIVSAYPNKTHTDDSKTLEASGLVPNAVLHLRLKKGSFS, encoded by the exons ATGAGTTCACCACTATCAAGTTTGAAGAAATCACACAAACAGTCTTTACTACCAGG GAGATTGGACCAAATGGAACCCAGCCTAACAGATAG GTCTTCAAAAAGTCGAAAATTAGATGATGGTAAAAAGGGTAAAAAGTCAAG GTCAAGGTCACTACCATTCAGGCATCCAGAATATTCAG agGATGAAAGTAGACTACTGGAAGAAATTACTACTAATATGGCTACAGCTAGGATGAAAATAAGAGATCCATTTATTGGAGGTCTACCAAAACTAGATACAACAAGGGGTCTACTGTCCAACCAGAATACTCCTAGAATGTCTAATACATCATCATTAG CTCCAAGTGATCATGACTTAATGTCAGCCATGATGAGTAAAATTACAGCATTAGAGACGAGAGTTGTTTCACAAGGCAAAGAAATATCAGAAAAA GACAAAAGAATCAAAATTCTTGAAGAGAAACTTCAGATTGTGCAGGCTTCTAAAGTACCAG aAGACACAGATAGCAAGACACAGGCATTAGAAAGGAAGTGTTTGTtgctacaacaaaatgtccatGAAATGGAG ACATTTTTAGCAGATTATGGAATGGTTTGGATCGGTGAGAAGAGTGATCCTAACTCTGATGTTTACAATGAAGAAGATTTGTCTGATGGTAGTAATGAGGAGTTATGGAGACCAG AATCTTCCCTTGCTGGTGATGATGACCCACCCCCATCACCATCTATAgactatgataaaatattagagAATATCAAAGACCTGAATGTTTTAGCTGGTGATGGTATTTCCAGAATACAACACACAACAGATGGTGCTAGACTAAAG ATGCCTGACCCAGTTGATTTAGCCTTGTATGCAAATGGTATAATGATGTATAGTGGTCCATTCCGTCCCTTCAGTGACCCACCAACACAGCATTTACTAAAAGACATATTGGATGGGTATTTCCCATCTGAGTTACAAACAAGATATCCAAGTGGTATTCCATTTGTA GTGAAAGATTTTCGCCATACACATTTTGAGATAAAGAAACCCTTGAAAGCATTTAAAGGTGTTGGGCAAACTCTAGGTGGAGGTATCCAGCCATCAAGACTAGTAGCTTCAACACTGAACAAAACTACACAGAAATCTGATACACATGAGAACCCAGAACACCCTATAAGTGTTTCAGTAACCAGCAAACGACCAG gtaAAACCTTGACGAAAgaccaatttttaaacaaattaccaCAATCTGTTGTTAAAGGTGGAAAGATTGTAGATATTAGAAACACACTGAATGAACATCTAAGT GATAAGACAAAGAGTGAGAAACCAGTTGTAACAGTTGTAGAAACAGAAACAGTTAATGAATTAAAGAAAAG GTTAGAGCTTGAAGAGTCAGTCAGACCATCAACACCAAGGAATATAACAACTTTAAGAATTAAATCAGAAACAGGCAATCAGACATATATCTTAAAGATGAAGTTTAACGAAACTGTAGGTGATCTGAGGAAATATTTAAATCTACAAAG atccCCAGCAGAATCAGACTTCAATATAGTTTCAGCCTACCCAAATAAAACACATACTGATGATTCAAAGACATTAGAAGCTAGTGGACTTGTACCTAATGCTGTTCTACATCTTAGATTGAAGAAAGGATCATTCTCATAA